A genomic stretch from Helianthus annuus cultivar XRQ/B chromosome 1, HanXRQr2.0-SUNRISE, whole genome shotgun sequence includes:
- the LOC110933301 gene encoding extensin-like, producing MPPRFLRGRGKGPVTGHDHEAGPSHRRTPSITMSTSPQQPWRLYVKPGRRSVSLSSSPSYQHSFGPHSENEPNNQPPAFIPLQRSNSHHSFGDPTPVFQSRFNPANLLPEPVGFNPLGPEDHFSGENDMDEDTDPMEPASGMPNHPIEISDGSSFHGSPYRGPDSFMEKFNQYDWYFTPSEHSHHEQQQDPSVGHQLVAVTPPPPPPVDPYQVARDYNALHPEGPYGGPWTTGYLTYGYQHQPPPPPVYQPPQPQIQQEVLERLNQVEQEVREDRRERQGFFKGLSDLLKGKSKRRGH from the exons ATGCCACCCAGATTCCTTCGCGGTAGAGGCAAAGGACCCGTGACAGgtcatgatcacgaggccgggccttcgcaccggcgtactcCATCTATCACTATGAGCACAAGCCCGCAACAGCCATGGAGGCTCTATGTCAAACCCGGAAGGCGATCTGTATCCCTTAGCTCTTCACCTTCGTACCAACACTCTTTTGGGCCCCATTCAgaaaacgagcccaacaaccAGCCGCCAGCTTTCATACCTCtacagagatccaactctcatcATTCTTTTGGCGACCCAACACCCGTTTTCCAAAGCCGATTTAACCCGGCTAACCTTCTGCctgaacccgtgggttttaacccacttggaccggaagaccacttttCAGGGGAAAACGacatggatgaggatactgaCCCCATGGAACCTGCATCAGGAATGCCGAATCATCCCATTgagatctcagatgggtcatCATTCCATGGATCGCCATACCGCGGACCGGACAGTTTTATGGAGAAATTCAATCAGTatgattggtatttcaccccGTCTGAGCACTCGCATCAcgagcagcaacaggatccttcggtGGGTCATCAATTGGTGGCAGTcacgccgccgccaccaccgcca GTAGATCCGTATCAAGTAGCTCGGGATTACAATGCCCTTCACCCTGAAGGACCATACGGAGGGCCATGGACTACTGGTTACCtgacttatgggtaccagcatcaGCCACCTCCTCCACCGGTGTATCAGCCGCCACAGCCACAGATTCAGCAGGAAGTCCTTGAAAGGCTGAACCAAGTCGAACAAGAGGTTCGTGAAGACCGCAGAGAGCGGCAAGGTTTCTTCAAAGGGCTATCAGATTTGCTTAAGGGGAAGTCGAAGAGGAGGGGTCATTGA